In one window of Paraflavitalea soli DNA:
- a CDS encoding alpha/beta hydrolase, with protein sequence MEKTPSPTVVFITGAFVHHSCWDDWKTYFESKGYPTIAPPWPHKAASAETLRMSHPNKDIAANRLPAITDHYDSIVRQLPGKPILIGHSIGGLIVQLLLQRGLGSAGVAIHSAPPQGIFTFRFSFLKAGWGPLGFFTSTRQSFLMSFTQWKYAFTNRMDCEAQKEAYYRFAIPESKLIVRDTITKAARVHFENPHAPLLLISGSDDHTIPASLNYANYRKYKKSNSITDYATFPGRNHFVLGQPTWKEDAGYILDWLNKLP encoded by the coding sequence ATGGAAAAAACACCTTCACCAACAGTCGTCTTTATTACCGGCGCTTTTGTGCACCACAGTTGCTGGGATGATTGGAAGACCTATTTTGAAAGCAAAGGTTACCCAACCATCGCACCACCCTGGCCACATAAAGCCGCTTCAGCAGAAACCCTGCGGATGAGTCACCCCAACAAAGATATAGCAGCCAACCGGCTTCCGGCAATAACCGATCACTATGATTCAATCGTACGCCAACTCCCCGGTAAGCCCATCCTCATCGGTCATTCTATTGGCGGGTTGATCGTGCAGCTATTATTGCAAAGAGGATTGGGCAGCGCAGGCGTTGCGATCCATTCCGCACCGCCGCAGGGAATATTCACGTTCCGGTTCTCCTTTCTGAAAGCCGGCTGGGGTCCCCTGGGATTCTTTACTTCCACCCGGCAATCCTTCCTCATGTCTTTCACCCAATGGAAATATGCTTTCACCAACCGCATGGATTGTGAGGCACAGAAAGAAGCCTATTACCGCTTTGCCATTCCCGAATCCAAGCTCATCGTAAGAGACACCATCACAAAAGCAGCCAGGGTCCACTTCGAAAATCCCCATGCCCCCTTGTTACTCATATCCGGCAGTGACGACCATACCATACCCGCCTCACTCAATTACGCCAATTACCGGAAATACAAGAAGAGCAATTCCATCACCGATTATGCCACCTTCCCGGGCAGGAACCACTTTGTATTAGGCCAGCCCACCTGGAAGGAAGATGCCGGTTATATCCTGGACTGGCTCAACAAACTACCCTGA
- a CDS encoding alpha/beta fold hydrolase: MKQLISVFIIASLLAACNSTPKETTAPAVITADTNSNVSTMQPAAPPANFKHAVAKVNGLDIHYVIGGTGEPLVLLHGFGQNWFMWNRLLPGFSKHFTVIAPDLPGLGESGKPDSGYDKKTMAAAIHGLVKQLGYEHINLAGHDIGLMVAYAYAAQFSGEVSKLALMDALLPGVEPVWSQVKAGAWWFGFFGFPASGELVAGQERLFLTNFWPVVGHVKDAFTPQEVNEFVRAYAVKGGTTGAFHWFGAFDQDALDNKVFMKTKLKMPLLAMGGEYFGAAFLVDHCKLVAENVKGSNIKGAGHWIVQENTAQVQKDLLDFFLAK, encoded by the coding sequence ATGAAACAACTAATCTCAGTATTTATTATCGCAAGCCTCCTGGCTGCCTGCAACAGTACACCCAAAGAGACAACAGCACCGGCTGTTATAACTGCCGACACCAACAGCAATGTTTCCACTATGCAGCCAGCCGCGCCCCCTGCCAACTTCAAACATGCGGTGGCAAAAGTAAACGGCCTCGACATTCACTATGTGATCGGCGGCACCGGCGAACCACTCGTGTTATTACATGGCTTCGGACAGAACTGGTTTATGTGGAACCGCCTGCTGCCCGGGTTCTCCAAACACTTTACCGTCATAGCACCCGACCTGCCGGGCCTGGGTGAATCCGGCAAGCCCGATAGCGGTTACGATAAGAAAACCATGGCTGCTGCTATTCACGGACTGGTAAAACAATTGGGATATGAACACATCAACCTGGCCGGCCACGACATTGGACTCATGGTAGCCTACGCCTATGCAGCTCAATTCTCCGGTGAGGTAAGCAAACTGGCCCTGATGGATGCCTTGCTGCCTGGTGTAGAACCCGTTTGGAGCCAGGTGAAAGCCGGCGCCTGGTGGTTTGGCTTCTTTGGCTTCCCCGCTTCCGGCGAACTCGTGGCCGGGCAAGAACGCCTCTTCCTCACAAATTTCTGGCCCGTGGTAGGTCACGTAAAAGATGCATTCACACCCCAGGAGGTCAATGAGTTTGTACGGGCTTATGCCGTTAAAGGCGGTACAACCGGCGCCTTCCACTGGTTTGGCGCATTTGACCAGGATGCCCTGGACAATAAAGTGTTCATGAAAACCAAACTCAAAATGCCCTTGCTCGCCATGGGTGGCGAATACTTTGGCGCCGCCTTCCTGGTCGATCACTGCAAACTGGTGGCAGAAAATGTAAAAGGCTCCAATATCAAAGGGGCCGGGCATTGGATCGTACAGGAGAATACCGCCCAGGTGCAAAAAGATCTGTTGGATTTCTTCCTGGCTAAATAA
- a CDS encoding M43 family zinc metalloprotease, protein MYRYVLPILLLFAIPVLSYAQKEPAILCGQKPVTEKLLRDNPLLKQYQQRTEQQLQDYNNALRSGKAKLQRTTAIVTLPIVVHIIHNNGIENISDAQVLTGIQHLNEAFANTGYYDPADGVNTQIQFCLAQRDPNGNATNGITRNVSAYTVMGGADPYFDDLNVKNLNRWNPGCYINIWIVRSIPGSVAGYAYLPSVHGLNVDGIVMESVYFGSSPANSTVTIHEMGHYLGLYHTFEGSCKNDDCTVDGDKVCDTPPDQSTAFANCATGMNSCSTDNLSGFATDVNDLVEDYMDYGNLNCMKVFTQGQADRMNWHIQQVRSSLLNCKSCLSPCPAPITAGFTPSATNVTAGTLINFVNSSVNAAGFEWSVNNVLQATTTSFSYTFNAAGTYTVKLRALSGNPLCNSEEKTVTITVSCPVTAAFTPSAITAPPNTNISFTNGSSGATSYTWYINDVQQATTTHLSHTFVSGGFYKIKLIAASGACRDSITQLIRIKDPCNEYTFRKSYGGAGIDVAHDVRPTADGGYIIAGSTSASGSEAFLLKLDNQGNVTWINTYGGPGADLFKKVIVTSDGGYLAVGQTRSYGYTTGAVMVVKTDAAGMEEWHQYYGEKSVNGEIGNGVTATADGGYAIAGSQNAGIGTTANMLVFKIDATGSLQWSRVYGTANTDHATDIIEDNGDLIVAGYSASGTAYQDGVLMKLNAAGTLQWTKMYDIGFQNSYMSTQIYRQGNQYLVTMPTYNDLTLTNGRRLYACKIDLQGNLQSVVVAGSGNTPNASNEQAIPLPDGGLMTIQVSPGAVNSGLQFMKTDAAGNLEWGKRHVDPALQETRALRQTADGGFISVGSINTGGNTDIYVVKTDAIANIPSCLVVPGASGNPLNYFSTTTLNWTTNRNASFPLTPASLVMGQLTIAANTICAYSTPCSVPDSCTQHSSFRKTYATPGTEVTKDIAGLLDGHYIIAGEMTAPGRTDVDAVLIKINIYGDTLWTKRFGGQGNDGFLRVKQSSDGSIYAVGYTRSFGTPQSAAYVVKTDNNGNLIFYNTIGGNSPNGDIANDMAENRGGTLIITGVHNTGPASDMFVADLNTSGWGTYMYVFDNGGEEAGTGITAVNDSVMITGYMSSQYYHDAFVVKWNTSFRSHIWSRKFDRLQGNDAFDRIYKTGTGFLVNNSYSTDFSNNGFKHGIVQLDLNGNITNAWTNTTATVHNGPHSLAPTIDGGFAVVESEDNVNSDVYLYKFDANGNRQMGRQFSQPNRENMHHLVQHDDGSYLLAGVAATPSDIFVIKTDIAGNTAGCTTDSSAALLSSSPMTVQSFTWGSITNISNFPNAETRANLWTAPVVTSALCKYAPCEVPDTCDTYPCDTVFVTGTDTTCVLSGNAQVYTAHRNANCTAPITWTVDPAYADIIATTDATIELRFKKAGSVMLYAEIPNDCRIIKDSLKIYLFASPTAVDLGPDRQLCQVSTSVLRAGAGFQYYRWQDGSTDSTFTAYNTGTYHVAAYDYCGNVYKDTIVISQAPAVPFDLGPDLLLCEKDTVAITAPAGFTNYRWSANYKVNSIYGQTIKIYTDIDTLYSVTAERSPGCIVTDTIRIALKKAPPVDLGIDTSFCRGATLTLDAGPGFDSYRWNTLATTQQITVQAPGSYRVAALYANGCYARDTVEVSRYDMPSTILTDTATFCDFSNATLTPLMLNDFIAYQWSTGATTPVVRIDRPGLYWVQVTHRNGCIGTDTILVTKRSCGNKLYIPNAFTPNNDHHNDVFKPAVDGQLVSFRLAVFSRWGEKIFETTNATLGWRGDWKNKPMDTGSYVWICTYQFAGAGQPVQTSRGIVTLLR, encoded by the coding sequence ATGTATCGCTATGTGCTGCCCATTTTATTGCTTTTTGCAATACCCGTCCTGTCCTATGCCCAAAAGGAGCCCGCTATCCTGTGCGGCCAAAAGCCCGTTACGGAAAAGCTGCTCCGCGATAATCCCCTGCTGAAACAATACCAGCAACGCACCGAGCAACAATTGCAGGATTACAACAACGCCCTCCGCAGCGGCAAAGCAAAGCTCCAACGCACAACTGCCATCGTAACCCTGCCCATAGTAGTGCACATCATTCACAACAATGGTATCGAAAATATCAGCGATGCACAGGTGCTCACCGGCATACAACACCTCAACGAAGCATTCGCCAACACCGGCTACTATGATCCCGCCGATGGCGTCAACACACAGATACAGTTTTGCCTCGCCCAGCGCGATCCCAATGGCAATGCTACCAATGGCATTACCCGCAATGTATCCGCTTATACCGTGATGGGCGGCGCAGATCCTTATTTCGACGACCTCAACGTGAAAAACCTCAACCGCTGGAATCCTGGTTGCTATATCAATATCTGGATAGTACGATCCATACCCGGCTCCGTGGCCGGCTATGCCTACCTTCCTTCCGTACACGGCCTGAATGTCGATGGCATCGTGATGGAATCCGTTTATTTCGGCAGCTCACCCGCCAATAGTACCGTCACCATCCACGAAATGGGACACTACCTCGGCCTCTACCATACTTTTGAAGGTTCCTGCAAGAACGATGATTGCACGGTAGACGGCGACAAAGTGTGTGATACCCCGCCCGATCAGTCTACTGCCTTTGCCAATTGCGCCACCGGCATGAACAGCTGCTCCACCGATAACCTGTCTGGTTTTGCTACCGATGTGAATGACCTGGTCGAAGACTATATGGATTACGGCAACCTCAACTGTATGAAAGTATTCACACAGGGACAGGCCGACCGGATGAACTGGCATATACAGCAGGTACGCAGCAGCCTGCTCAACTGCAAGTCCTGCCTCAGCCCCTGCCCAGCCCCCATTACAGCTGGGTTTACCCCTTCTGCCACCAATGTCACAGCAGGCACCCTCATAAACTTCGTCAACAGCTCTGTCAATGCGGCCGGCTTTGAGTGGTCTGTCAACAACGTGCTGCAGGCTACTACCACCTCTTTCTCGTATACCTTCAATGCAGCCGGTACCTATACCGTGAAATTGCGGGCCCTGTCCGGCAATCCTTTGTGCAATAGCGAAGAAAAAACAGTTACCATCACCGTCAGTTGTCCCGTCACCGCCGCTTTCACCCCTTCTGCCATTACTGCGCCGCCCAATACCAATATCAGTTTCACCAATGGCAGCAGCGGCGCCACCAGCTATACCTGGTACATCAATGATGTGCAGCAGGCTACCACCACCCACCTGAGCCATACCTTTGTCAGCGGCGGTTTTTACAAGATCAAATTAATAGCCGCTTCCGGCGCCTGCCGCGATTCTATTACCCAGCTTATCCGCATTAAGGATCCCTGCAACGAATATACTTTCCGAAAGTCTTATGGCGGCGCCGGTATCGATGTGGCGCACGATGTGCGGCCAACCGCCGATGGTGGTTATATCATCGCCGGCAGCACCAGCGCCAGCGGTTCCGAAGCCTTCCTGCTCAAACTCGACAACCAGGGCAATGTAACCTGGATCAATACCTATGGAGGTCCCGGGGCCGACCTGTTCAAAAAGGTGATCGTCACCAGCGACGGCGGTTACCTGGCCGTAGGCCAAACCAGGTCCTATGGGTATACAACAGGGGCCGTGATGGTGGTGAAGACCGATGCCGCTGGCATGGAGGAATGGCACCAGTATTACGGAGAAAAATCGGTCAACGGCGAGATCGGCAATGGTGTCACCGCTACCGCCGATGGAGGCTATGCCATTGCAGGATCTCAGAATGCAGGCATCGGCACTACTGCCAATATGCTGGTGTTTAAGATCGATGCCACCGGCAGCCTGCAATGGTCCAGGGTCTATGGCACCGCCAATACAGACCATGCTACCGACATCATCGAAGACAATGGAGACCTGATCGTGGCCGGCTATTCTGCCAGCGGAACAGCTTACCAGGATGGTGTGCTCATGAAACTGAATGCTGCCGGCACCCTTCAATGGACAAAGATGTACGATATCGGCTTCCAGAACAGCTATATGAGCACCCAGATCTACCGGCAGGGCAATCAGTACCTGGTCACCATGCCTACCTATAACGACCTCACGTTGACCAACGGACGCCGGCTATACGCCTGTAAGATCGACCTGCAGGGCAACCTGCAAAGCGTCGTTGTCGCCGGTTCCGGTAATACCCCTAATGCCAGCAATGAACAGGCCATTCCTTTGCCCGATGGAGGTTTAATGACCATCCAGGTTAGTCCGGGCGCCGTCAATAGTGGACTGCAGTTCATGAAGACCGATGCCGCCGGCAATCTCGAGTGGGGTAAAAGACATGTAGACCCCGCCTTGCAGGAAACCAGGGCCCTGCGCCAAACGGCCGATGGTGGCTTCATTAGCGTCGGCTCTATCAATACCGGGGGCAATACAGATATCTATGTGGTAAAGACCGATGCCATCGCCAATATACCCAGCTGCCTCGTGGTGCCGGGAGCAAGCGGCAACCCACTGAATTATTTTTCTACCACTACCCTCAACTGGACAACCAACCGTAATGCCAGTTTTCCCCTCACGCCAGCTTCCCTGGTGATGGGACAGCTCACCATAGCGGCCAATACCATCTGCGCCTACAGCACCCCTTGTTCCGTACCGGATTCCTGCACTCAGCACAGCAGCTTCCGGAAAACCTATGCCACGCCCGGCACAGAAGTGACCAAAGACATCGCAGGCTTACTGGATGGTCATTACATCATCGCCGGCGAAATGACCGCACCCGGCAGAACCGATGTGGATGCGGTACTCATAAAGATCAATATATACGGCGATACCCTCTGGACAAAACGATTCGGCGGACAAGGCAATGACGGCTTCCTGCGTGTGAAGCAATCCAGCGACGGAAGCATCTATGCCGTGGGCTATACCAGGTCCTTTGGCACACCACAAAGTGCTGCATATGTGGTCAAGACTGACAACAATGGCAACCTGATCTTCTACAACACCATTGGCGGTAATTCCCCCAACGGCGATATCGCCAACGATATGGCCGAAAACAGGGGCGGCACCCTGATCATTACCGGCGTCCACAATACAGGTCCCGCTTCCGATATGTTTGTGGCCGACCTCAATACCAGTGGATGGGGAACTTACATGTATGTATTCGACAATGGCGGCGAAGAAGCCGGCACCGGCATCACCGCCGTTAACGACTCCGTGATGATCACCGGGTATATGAGTTCCCAGTATTACCATGATGCCTTCGTCGTTAAATGGAATACCAGTTTCCGGTCCCATATATGGTCTAGGAAATTCGACCGCCTGCAGGGCAATGATGCATTCGACCGCATTTATAAAACCGGTACCGGTTTCCTCGTCAATAATTCTTACAGTACAGATTTTAGCAATAATGGTTTTAAGCATGGCATTGTCCAGTTGGACCTCAATGGCAATATCACCAATGCCTGGACCAATACAACAGCCACCGTGCACAACGGACCACATTCCCTGGCGCCCACCATCGACGGCGGTTTTGCCGTTGTGGAATCAGAAGACAATGTTAATAGCGATGTATACCTGTATAAGTTCGATGCAAACGGCAACCGGCAAATGGGCCGGCAATTCTCCCAGCCCAACAGGGAAAACATGCACCACCTGGTGCAGCATGATGATGGCAGTTACCTGCTGGCAGGTGTTGCTGCCACTCCTTCCGATATATTTGTCATCAAAACAGATATAGCCGGTAATACCGCAGGCTGCACCACCGACAGCAGTGCTGCCCTGCTGTCTTCCTCACCCATGACCGTTCAGTCCTTTACCTGGGGCAGTATTACCAATATCAGCAATTTCCCCAATGCAGAGACAAGGGCCAACCTGTGGACAGCCCCCGTAGTCACCTCCGCCCTTTGTAAATATGCCCCCTGTGAGGTACCCGACACCTGCGATACCTATCCTTGTGATACCGTCTTTGTTACCGGCACAGATACCACTTGCGTACTTTCCGGCAATGCACAGGTGTACACAGCCCACCGCAATGCCAACTGCACCGCACCCATTACCTGGACGGTTGACCCGGCTTATGCAGACATTATAGCCACTACCGATGCCACCATCGAATTGCGCTTTAAAAAAGCGGGCAGTGTAATGTTGTATGCCGAAATACCAAATGATTGCAGGATAATTAAAGACAGCCTGAAGATCTACCTGTTTGCATCACCCACCGCTGTCGACCTGGGTCCCGACAGACAGTTGTGCCAGGTAAGCACCTCCGTGCTGCGGGCAGGCGCAGGTTTCCAATACTACCGCTGGCAGGATGGCTCTACTGACTCAACATTTACCGCCTATAATACCGGCACTTATCATGTAGCAGCCTACGATTATTGTGGTAATGTATACAAGGATACCATCGTCATCAGTCAGGCGCCGGCCGTGCCCTTCGATCTGGGTCCCGATCTGCTCCTCTGCGAAAAGGATACTGTTGCTATCACTGCCCCCGCCGGCTTTACCAACTACCGCTGGAGCGCCAATTACAAAGTGAACAGCATCTATGGTCAAACCATAAAGATCTATACAGACATTGATACCCTGTACAGTGTTACCGCAGAGAGATCACCCGGTTGTATTGTCACCGATACCATCCGCATAGCATTGAAGAAGGCGCCACCTGTTGATCTCGGCATCGATACCAGCTTTTGCCGGGGAGCTACATTAACACTGGATGCAGGCCCGGGCTTCGATAGCTATCGCTGGAATACACTGGCCACTACCCAACAGATCACCGTGCAGGCCCCGGGCAGCTACCGGGTAGCCGCCCTCTATGCCAATGGATGTTATGCACGCGATACCGTGGAGGTGAGCAGGTATGATATGCCATCCACCATCCTCACCGATACCGCCACTTTCTGTGATTTTTCAAATGCTACCCTCACACCCCTTATGCTGAATGATTTCATTGCCTACCAGTGGAGCACCGGCGCTACTACTCCCGTGGTGCGCATCGATCGTCCCGGATTGTATTGGGTGCAGGTAACCCACCGCAATGGCTGTATCGGCACAGATACCATCCTGGTCACTAAACGGTCATGCGGCAACAAACTCTACATCCCCAATGCCTTTACCCCCAACAACGATCACCACAATGATGTATTCAAACCAGCCGTAGATGGCCAGTTGGTCAGCTTTAGGCTTGCAGTGTTCAGTCGCTGGGGAGAAAAAATATTCGAGACCACCAACGCCACCCTGGGCTGGCGGGGCGATTGGAAGAACAAGCCCATGGACACCGGCAGTTATGTGTGGATATGCACCTACCAGTTTGCCGGCGCCGGCCAGCCAGTTCAAACTTCAAGGGGTATTGTGACCCTGTTGCGCTAA
- a CDS encoding T9SS type A sorting domain-containing protein translates to MWGFHAADDPTPSGSYTVTENSINGVNALNPQVKALLTIWPTGGHTIWGRVYDIDVYPYGYDGIVNIYEWFLGQNNDSLPNVLPVARAGNDTTIASSSGFAHLNGSASTDADGTIVRYVWRKISGPSGGTIANPFGSASSTTVSGLTTVGVYKYQLNVVDHRAAIARDTLTITVIDTAVGYGKAVTFTSTGARIIAGNVVEFKNAAAFTIEAQFKYDSTITDWSNAEATIFRNQITSTDRIKLHVDKSTKSVHFTVANGSDVKGYTGSNVVSHDSWYHVAAVFDGAQTGDSNRLKIYINGIKQPLYFTGSIPAITSGSTPSCIFGGEPSASRLTMIDEVRVWDTVVAVGTINSWKGKLLDSCHFNFNHLALYWPLNNDANPASAAAGIGTIYSSPIFYGNYVSSTLIFDTIPCPVYSGKAVTFTSTGARIIAGNVVEFKNAAAFTIEAQFKYDSTITDWSNAEATIFRNQITSTDRIKLHVDKSTKSVHFTVANGSDVKGYTGSNVVSHDSWYHVAAVFDGAQTGDSNRLKIYINGIKQPLYFTGSIPAITSGSTPSCIFGGEPSASRLTVIDEVRVWDTVVAVGTINYWKDKLLDSCHFNFNHLALYWPLNNDANPASAAAGIGTIYSSPIFYGNYVGSNQAIVTNGCIGARMALLPPLSKIAESKPYTGKLYPNPTDGIVQIELHTPVLTSVTVNVIDMFGKYLYSDKRQLVIGNNRISLNIAPLPAGTYVIEVGDGKVIREKYRVLKR, encoded by the coding sequence TTGTGGGGATTCCATGCGGCAGATGATCCTACGCCTAGTGGCAGCTACACTGTTACTGAAAATTCCATCAACGGGGTCAATGCGCTTAATCCACAGGTAAAAGCATTACTGACAATTTGGCCAACCGGGGGACATACCATTTGGGGACGGGTGTATGACATCGATGTCTATCCATACGGTTATGATGGCATCGTAAACATCTACGAATGGTTTCTTGGCCAGAATAACGATTCGCTTCCAAATGTTCTTCCGGTGGCCAGGGCAGGTAACGACACCACGATCGCTTCATCATCCGGTTTCGCTCATCTGAATGGCAGCGCTTCTACGGATGCAGATGGAACAATTGTAAGATATGTTTGGAGGAAAATCAGTGGGCCGTCAGGAGGCACGATCGCTAACCCTTTCGGGTCTGCCAGTTCCACCACAGTTTCCGGACTTACCACGGTTGGCGTGTATAAGTATCAATTAAATGTGGTGGACCACCGGGCAGCAATCGCCCGGGATACCCTGACAATTACGGTTATCGATACGGCTGTTGGTTATGGCAAGGCAGTAACCTTTACGTCCACAGGTGCCAGGATAATTGCAGGAAATGTGGTCGAATTTAAGAACGCAGCGGCCTTTACGATAGAGGCGCAGTTCAAATATGATTCTACAATCACCGACTGGTCAAATGCGGAAGCTACTATCTTTCGGAACCAAATTACGTCTACCGACAGGATCAAGCTGCATGTGGACAAATCTACTAAGTCGGTTCATTTCACAGTGGCTAATGGTTCGGATGTTAAGGGCTATACCGGCTCCAATGTGGTCAGCCACGATAGCTGGTACCATGTGGCCGCCGTATTTGATGGGGCACAGACAGGCGATTCCAACCGATTGAAAATATACATCAATGGTATCAAGCAACCTCTCTATTTTACCGGTAGTATTCCGGCAATCACCTCTGGCTCTACGCCCTCCTGCATATTTGGTGGTGAGCCAAGTGCGTCCCGGCTTACAATGATCGACGAAGTACGGGTGTGGGATACGGTGGTTGCAGTGGGTACGATCAATTCCTGGAAGGGTAAATTATTAGACAGTTGCCATTTCAATTTCAACCACCTGGCCTTGTACTGGCCGTTAAATAACGATGCCAATCCGGCATCAGCCGCCGCCGGAATAGGTACCATATATTCCAGTCCTATCTTTTATGGCAATTATGTTAGCAGTACGTTGATTTTCGATACCATTCCCTGCCCTGTCTATTCAGGCAAGGCAGTAACCTTTACGTCCACAGGTGCCAGGATAATTGCAGGAAATGTGGTCGAATTTAAGAACGCAGCGGCCTTTACGATAGAGGCGCAGTTCAAATATGATTCTACAATCACCGACTGGTCAAATGCGGAAGCTACTATCTTTCGGAACCAAATTACGTCTACCGACAGGATCAAGCTGCATGTGGACAAATCTACTAAGTCGGTTCATTTCACAGTGGCTAATGGTTCGGATGTTAAGGGCTATACCGGCTCCAATGTGGTCAGCCACGATAGCTGGTACCATGTGGCCGCCGTATTTGATGGGGCACAGACAGGCGATTCCAACCGATTGAAAATATACATCAATGGTATCAAGCAACCTCTCTATTTTACCGGTAGTATTCCGGCAATCACCTCTGGCTCTACGCCCTCCTGCATATTTGGTGGCGAGCCAAGTGCGTCCCGGCTTACAGTAATCGACGAAGTACGGGTGTGGGATACGGTGGTTGCAGTAGGTACGATCAATTATTGGAAGGATAAATTACTGGACAGTTGCCATTTCAATTTCAACCACCTGGCCTTGTACTGGCCGTTAAATAACGATGCCAATCCGGCATCAGCCGCCGCCGGAATAGGTACCATATATTCCAGTCCTATCTTTTATGGCAATTATGTTGGCAGTAACCAGGCAATCGTAACCAATGGTTGCATTGGAGCAAGAATGGCCCTGTTGCCTCCTTTGAGCAAAATAGCGGAAAGTAAACCCTATACCGGGAAGCTGTATCCCAATCCAACCGATGGAATAGTACAAATTGAATTACATACACCCGTTCTGACGTCGGTAACGGTCAATGTTATTGATATGTTTGGGAAATATTTATACAGCGACAAAAGACAGCTTGTAATAGGCAATAACAGGATATCATTGAATATAGCGCCCTTGCCTGCAGGAACTTACGTAATTGAGGTAGGAGATGGCAAGGTGATCCGGGAAAAATACAGGGTGTTAAAAAGATAA
- a CDS encoding alpha/beta hydrolase, translated as MKKIFNAGLLFFSLLTSTVMSNAQTPTAIKNIVIVHGAFADGSGWQAVYEALTKHGYNVTIVQNPLSSLADDVAATNRILDKQDGPVVLVGHSWGGSVITQAGVHPKVAALVYVAAFVPDVKETTLDLIKTAPPAPENGILPPDEKGYVYYDKQKFQAGFAADLPKATTDFMYASQGPIAAQSFVTPLTEAAWKTKPSFAILATEDKSINPDIQRTMYKRAGAKVTALAGSHVIFMSKAKETADVIELAARSKTP; from the coding sequence ATGAAAAAGATCTTCAATGCAGGTTTATTATTCTTTTCACTTTTAACCAGTACAGTTATGTCAAACGCACAAACACCAACAGCCATTAAAAATATTGTGATCGTTCATGGCGCTTTTGCCGATGGTTCCGGATGGCAGGCCGTATATGAAGCCCTTACAAAGCATGGGTACAACGTGACCATTGTTCAAAATCCATTAAGCTCCCTGGCCGATGATGTGGCCGCTACCAACCGTATATTGGACAAGCAGGATGGCCCTGTAGTATTGGTAGGTCACTCCTGGGGTGGCTCCGTGATCACCCAGGCCGGTGTTCATCCCAAAGTGGCAGCCCTGGTATATGTAGCCGCCTTTGTACCCGATGTAAAGGAGACCACCCTCGACCTCATCAAAACCGCTCCCCCTGCACCCGAGAACGGCATCCTTCCTCCCGATGAAAAAGGATATGTGTATTATGACAAACAGAAATTCCAGGCAGGTTTTGCAGCTGATCTGCCCAAAGCAACCACCGATTTCATGTATGCTTCCCAGGGACCCATCGCCGCCCAGTCCTTTGTCACCCCCTTGACCGAGGCCGCCTGGAAAACGAAACCCTCCTTCGCCATCCTGGCCACCGAAGACAAAAGCATCAACCCCGATATTCAACGCACCATGTACAAAAGAGCAGGGGCAAAAGTGACCGCATTAGCCGGCAGCCATGTTATTTTTATGTCAAAAGCCAAAGAGACAGCCGATGTCATTGAATTGGCAGCCAGGAGCAAAACACCATAA